In one Pseudomonas sp. 31-12 genomic region, the following are encoded:
- a CDS encoding phytase — protein sequence MSISWLPKHGLLTTLISLTIGQAMAAAPNLSLTPWAPNLAVDAVAFLPAEIGPERLAASERDGLLLLDAQGKELARLKGSFSSLDSRAAGQHVLVASLDNARQQALLVSLDPAKRSWGQPVYLPTRDYPVNGLCLYRDEASNLFLFLVGEEGKGEQWLVGNGATLNPQPQPQRVRGLPLPPSAQFCQVDDAANQLVVNEENAGWWAYPAHAEADVTRTPVAMREPFGEIKQAAGAMALVPGGIVGLDPKAAQLHLYQQQGERWTAQATLALPGLSEPENLALRPTAKGLQVLLRDDENGLLYQGELNWQATPVPLAPALPNVKAVSQSDPVGRQGDAADDPAIWIHPQQAALSRVLGTNKKQGLMAYDLQGKLLQELPVGRLNNVDIRPNFKLGQQTVDLAVASNRDRNSLSLFSIDRTNGELREAGEIPTPLKDIYGICLFQPASGELYAIANGKDGTFLQYRLSAPNGSVQGELVRQFKVDSQPEGCVADDQRQRLFLGEEDVGVWAVDARADQPATLSSVIKVGAQLQADVEGLALYQSAAQDYLVISSQGNDSYVVLDAEPPFASRGALRVGLNAELGIDGASETDGLEVTSVNLGGRWSQGLLVVQDGRKRMPEQTQNFKFVPWAEVTRALKLP from the coding sequence ATGAGTATTTCGTGGTTACCCAAACACGGTCTGCTGACCACCCTGATCAGCTTGACCATCGGCCAGGCCATGGCGGCCGCGCCGAACCTGAGCCTCACACCCTGGGCGCCGAACCTGGCAGTCGACGCGGTAGCGTTTTTGCCCGCTGAGATTGGCCCTGAACGCCTGGCCGCCAGCGAACGCGACGGCTTGCTGCTGCTCGACGCGCAAGGCAAAGAGTTGGCGCGCCTGAAAGGTTCGTTCAGTAGCCTGGACAGCCGCGCCGCCGGTCAACACGTCTTGGTGGCCAGCCTCGACAACGCTCGCCAACAAGCGTTGCTGGTCAGCCTCGATCCGGCCAAGCGCAGTTGGGGGCAACCGGTGTATCTGCCAACGCGGGATTACCCGGTGAACGGTTTGTGCCTGTACCGCGACGAAGCCAGCAATCTGTTCCTGTTTCTGGTGGGCGAGGAGGGCAAGGGTGAGCAATGGCTGGTGGGCAACGGCGCCACTTTGAACCCGCAACCGCAACCGCAACGGGTGCGCGGTCTGCCACTGCCGCCGTCGGCACAGTTCTGTCAGGTCGACGACGCGGCCAATCAACTGGTGGTCAATGAAGAGAACGCCGGTTGGTGGGCCTACCCGGCGCATGCCGAGGCAGATGTAACACGCACACCTGTGGCGATGCGCGAACCGTTCGGCGAGATCAAACAGGCCGCGGGTGCGATGGCCCTGGTGCCGGGTGGCATCGTCGGACTCGATCCGAAAGCCGCGCAACTGCATCTCTATCAGCAGCAGGGCGAACGCTGGACGGCTCAGGCCACCTTGGCGTTGCCAGGCTTGAGCGAGCCGGAAAACCTCGCCCTGCGCCCGACGGCCAAAGGCTTGCAAGTACTGTTGCGCGACGATGAAAACGGCCTTCTGTATCAGGGCGAACTCAACTGGCAAGCCACGCCGGTGCCCTTGGCGCCGGCGCTGCCGAACGTAAAAGCAGTCAGCCAAAGCGACCCGGTTGGGCGCCAGGGTGATGCCGCGGATGATCCGGCGATCTGGATTCATCCGCAGCAAGCCGCCCTGAGTCGGGTGCTGGGCACCAATAAAAAGCAGGGGCTGATGGCGTACGACCTGCAAGGCAAACTGCTGCAGGAGTTGCCGGTAGGCCGCCTGAACAACGTCGACATACGGCCGAATTTCAAGCTCGGTCAGCAGACCGTCGACCTCGCGGTGGCGAGCAATCGCGATCGAAACAGCCTCAGCCTGTTCAGCATCGACCGCACCAACGGTGAGTTGCGCGAAGCCGGTGAGATCCCCACGCCGCTCAAGGACATCTACGGCATCTGCCTGTTTCAACCGGCCAGCGGCGAACTTTACGCGATCGCCAACGGCAAGGATGGCACCTTCCTGCAATACCGCCTGAGCGCGCCGAACGGCAGCGTACAGGGCGAGCTGGTGCGCCAGTTCAAGGTCGACAGCCAACCTGAAGGCTGCGTCGCCGACGACCAGCGCCAGCGCCTGTTTCTCGGTGAAGAGGACGTCGGCGTCTGGGCGGTGGACGCCCGCGCCGATCAGCCGGCGACACTCAGCAGCGTGATCAAAGTCGGCGCGCAGTTGCAGGCAGATGTGGAAGGGCTGGCGCTTTATCAAAGCGCGGCGCAGGACTATCTGGTGATCTCAAGCCAAGGCAACGACAGCTATGTGGTGCTCGATGCCGAACCGCCGTTTGCGTCTCGCGGTGCATTGCGCGTAGGGCTGAACGCCGAGCTTGGTATCGACGGTGCGTCGGAAACCGACGGCCTGGAAGTCACCTCGGTGAACCTTGGCGGGCGTTGGAGCCAAGGCCTGCTGGTGGTGCAGGACGGCCGTAAACGCATGCCCGAGCAAACCCAGAACTTCAAATTCGTGCCCTGGGCCGAAGTCACCCGGGCCCTGAAGTTGCCTTGA
- the dmpG gene encoding 4-hydroxy-2-oxovalerate aldolase → MSIAIHDPTLRDGNHAVSHTLSLQDIAAYCRAVDGCGLSVVEVGHGNGLGASSLQLGLARYKDSEMLETARANLTHSRLGIHMIPGFARLSDIDTALQIGVDVLRIASHCTEASLTESYIEHARSKGAYVQGVLMMTHMASPETLLEEALKQQGYGANALVLMDSAGHFDPDSTREKIGLLVRELAIPVGFHGHNNLGLAVANSLAAAQAGATIIDGCMRGFGAGAGNTQLEVLCAVLERYKFETGVKVFDLCRAVESLEDSAPVRTPTVVKTANLISGLYGVCSGFEKHVARAAAEFHVEPRKIYEELARCNAVAGQEDLIISVASRLSQPVVA, encoded by the coding sequence ATGAGTATTGCAATTCACGACCCAACGCTGCGCGACGGAAATCATGCTGTCTCCCATACGCTGAGCCTGCAGGACATTGCCGCCTACTGCCGCGCGGTCGATGGCTGCGGCCTCAGCGTTGTAGAAGTCGGCCACGGAAATGGCCTGGGTGCGTCCTCCCTGCAACTCGGACTTGCGCGCTACAAAGACAGCGAGATGCTCGAAACGGCGCGAGCCAACCTGACGCATTCCAGGCTCGGCATCCACATGATTCCCGGGTTTGCCAGGCTGAGCGATATTGATACCGCACTGCAGATCGGCGTCGACGTACTGCGCATCGCGTCCCATTGCACCGAGGCCAGCCTGACCGAGAGCTACATTGAGCATGCGCGGTCCAAGGGCGCGTACGTCCAGGGCGTGCTGATGATGACTCACATGGCCAGCCCCGAAACGTTGCTCGAAGAAGCATTGAAGCAGCAGGGCTATGGCGCCAATGCCCTGGTTCTGATGGATTCGGCGGGGCACTTTGACCCGGACAGCACCCGCGAAAAAATCGGCCTGCTGGTCAGGGAGCTTGCTATTCCCGTGGGCTTCCATGGCCACAACAATCTTGGATTGGCGGTCGCCAACTCGCTGGCAGCCGCCCAGGCCGGGGCGACCATCATTGATGGCTGCATGCGCGGATTTGGCGCGGGTGCCGGCAATACCCAGCTGGAGGTGCTGTGCGCGGTGCTTGAACGCTACAAATTCGAGACCGGGGTGAAGGTTTTTGACCTTTGCCGCGCCGTCGAGAGCCTTGAGGACTCAGCTCCGGTCAGGACTCCCACGGTGGTGAAGACTGCCAATCTGATCAGCGGCCTCTACGGCGTTTGCAGCGGGTTCGAGAAGCACGTCGCGCGCGCGGCGGCGGAATTTCACGTCGAGCCGCGAAAAATCTATGAAGAGCTTGCGCGATGCAACGCAGTGGCCGGCCAGGAAGACCTGATCATCTCGGTGGCCAGCCGCCTTTCACAACCCGTCGTCGCCTGA
- a CDS encoding energy transducer TonB encodes MTAMIMHDSTMTLPRSAPGGFWQNSLAAGLAVALHVIVLALLVHGWSLEKTPVSQPAVLKTQLVMLPPEPQVQAPERAPAIEQPAPPEPVAAAPVEPIKPAVDPQLQAQKREQAALARKRVEDKKLEQQAEQQRERLETQRRDRETQQRQLAQQQEQRAEQARLAAERSRRPAAQNAADIRQYLPLSKEAPDYPQRALDKNIEGDCSVEYTVNPQGKVENPRVLDGCHPLFIRPSLAAANTFRYQPRVVDGQAVAVPAVRNTFHYRIK; translated from the coding sequence ATGACGGCGATGATCATGCACGACTCCACCATGACGTTGCCGCGCAGTGCTCCCGGCGGGTTCTGGCAGAACAGTCTGGCGGCGGGCCTGGCCGTGGCGCTGCACGTCATCGTTCTGGCGTTGTTGGTACACGGCTGGTCGCTGGAGAAAACACCAGTCAGTCAGCCGGCAGTTTTGAAAACCCAATTGGTGATGTTGCCGCCGGAACCTCAGGTGCAGGCTCCCGAACGGGCACCCGCAATCGAGCAGCCAGCACCTCCTGAGCCCGTTGCAGCCGCACCCGTCGAGCCGATCAAACCTGCTGTCGATCCACAACTCCAGGCTCAAAAACGCGAACAGGCGGCTTTGGCGCGAAAACGGGTCGAAGATAAAAAACTCGAGCAGCAAGCCGAGCAGCAACGCGAGCGACTGGAGACGCAACGACGTGACCGGGAGACCCAGCAGCGGCAACTCGCCCAGCAGCAAGAACAACGTGCCGAGCAGGCCAGACTGGCTGCCGAACGCTCGCGCCGACCAGCCGCACAGAACGCTGCCGACATTCGTCAGTATTTACCTCTGAGCAAGGAAGCACCGGACTATCCGCAGCGGGCTCTGGACAAGAACATAGAGGGCGATTGCTCGGTGGAATACACCGTCAACCCACAAGGCAAAGTCGAGAATCCCAGGGTGCTTGATGGTTGCCATCCGCTGTTCATTCGACCATCGCTGGCAGCCGCTAACACCTTCCGTTACCAACCGCGAGTCGTCGACGGCCAAGCCGTTGCGGTGCCGGCTGTGCGCAATACGTTCCATTACCGGATCAAATAA
- a CDS encoding MFS transporter, whose product MSCPRVALFLAGCAAFINLYATQGLLNELAAAFHISARQASWSITVTTLAVAITAPFVGRLTARGEQHRVIAVAAILLALPAVMAACSGSFSELLLWRAVQGMLIPVVFATSVAYIGVRWSGESVTEMTSLYVAGTVLGGFSGRFLSGLVTEFDDWRLALAVLAGLNLIIGLGIFLLLPRNLRSPVQTPADRKAMRSELLSRPLLATYAVGFCVLFAQVAMFTYVGLHLSRAPFALGTAALGSIYAVFLLALVVVPIAGRMSKARPRSEWVRVAAWLGVSGSVLTLWPSLWLIVAGLALSCTGVFLAQSAANAFITAHARQNKAGAVGVYLTCYYLGGSFGAFVPGVLWEQWGWPGCIALIAVFQLLPLLIVRSGWKYSPLPSMPLPRPRP is encoded by the coding sequence GTGAGTTGTCCTCGAGTTGCCTTGTTTCTGGCTGGGTGCGCCGCTTTTATCAACCTTTATGCCACACAAGGGCTGCTCAACGAGTTGGCTGCGGCGTTTCACATTTCCGCCAGGCAAGCGAGCTGGAGCATCACCGTCACCACCCTGGCCGTGGCAATCACCGCTCCCTTTGTCGGCCGGTTGACGGCGCGGGGCGAGCAGCACCGGGTCATCGCCGTGGCCGCGATATTGCTGGCACTGCCTGCGGTGATGGCGGCCTGCTCGGGCAGTTTCAGCGAGCTGCTGCTCTGGCGAGCGGTGCAAGGCATGCTGATCCCGGTGGTGTTTGCCACCAGCGTCGCCTACATCGGCGTGCGCTGGAGCGGCGAGTCAGTGACGGAAATGACCAGCCTCTATGTCGCGGGCACGGTTCTGGGCGGCTTTAGCGGGCGCTTTTTGTCCGGCCTGGTGACCGAGTTCGATGATTGGCGCCTGGCGTTGGCAGTGCTGGCCGGCTTGAATCTGATCATCGGTCTGGGGATTTTCCTGCTGTTGCCGCGCAATCTTCGGTCACCCGTACAAACGCCTGCCGATCGCAAGGCGATGCGCAGCGAATTGCTAAGCAGGCCGTTGCTGGCCACCTACGCCGTGGGTTTCTGCGTGCTGTTCGCCCAAGTCGCAATGTTTACCTATGTCGGCTTACACCTGAGCCGGGCGCCGTTTGCGCTGGGCACCGCTGCGCTTGGTTCGATTTATGCGGTGTTCCTGCTGGCACTGGTGGTGGTGCCGATCGCCGGGCGCATGAGCAAGGCCCGCCCTCGCAGTGAATGGGTGAGGGTGGCGGCATGGCTGGGCGTCAGCGGCTCGGTGCTGACCCTGTGGCCATCGTTGTGGCTGATCGTTGCCGGTCTGGCGCTCAGTTGCACCGGCGTGTTTCTCGCCCAGTCCGCGGCCAATGCCTTTATCACCGCTCATGCCCGGCAAAACAAGGCCGGCGCCGTGGGCGTGTATCTGACCTGCTACTACCTGGGCGGCAGCTTCGGCGCGTTTGTGCCTGGCGTGCTGTGGGAGCAATGGGGCTGGCCTGGCTGTATCGCGTTGATCGCGGTTTTCCAGTTGCTGCCGCTGCTGATCGTGCGCAGTGGCTGGAAGTATTCCCCATTGCCATCAATGCCGCTCCCGCGCCCGCGCCCGTGA
- a CDS encoding AbrB family transcriptional regulator, with the protein MKTVFESLIPIPVAALGAWLGYLTGLPLGELIGAICLVTALSKMGVRMRMPYPFVATVQLLLGVSVGSIVTASMMHELTDFSILVGLLICMTTQVFVGYNWLRRMERWGHIESLLGSIPGAMAAVMTVSGEEGPASGRIAFVHIVRLLALLLVVTIIAGGHAESAAPVLGTLDNYLGVIPPAIAAVVAGYLLERFDVPAPYMLTGLVCSAAVNVGFPQVHLHVPDPLAIVALILLGGLIGIRLKDITFKDFVRYIRAGLVVTALTFCTTLLVAFAFSKLTGKPFLSLFMSWVPGGVEVMTAAALLLKLDPAFVMLNHVVRMSIIHISPAFLPKRLLQEKPSA; encoded by the coding sequence ATGAAGACAGTGTTTGAAAGCCTTATCCCGATTCCCGTGGCGGCCCTGGGCGCATGGCTCGGTTACCTGACCGGGCTTCCACTGGGTGAGCTGATCGGCGCGATCTGCCTGGTCACGGCGCTCAGTAAAATGGGCGTGCGCATGCGCATGCCGTATCCGTTCGTGGCCACCGTGCAGTTGCTGCTCGGGGTCAGTGTCGGCTCCATCGTCACCGCCTCGATGATGCATGAGCTGACGGACTTCAGCATTCTGGTCGGTCTGCTCATCTGCATGACCACGCAGGTTTTCGTCGGCTACAACTGGCTACGGCGCATGGAGCGCTGGGGGCATATAGAAAGCCTGCTCGGGTCGATTCCCGGCGCAATGGCGGCGGTGATGACCGTCTCGGGAGAGGAGGGCCCGGCCTCCGGGCGCATCGCGTTCGTGCACATTGTCCGCTTGCTCGCGCTGTTGCTGGTGGTGACGATCATTGCCGGTGGGCACGCCGAAAGCGCGGCGCCGGTACTGGGCACGCTTGATAATTACCTTGGCGTGATCCCTCCGGCGATCGCGGCGGTGGTGGCCGGTTATCTGCTGGAGCGCTTCGATGTTCCCGCGCCTTACATGTTGACCGGGCTAGTTTGCAGCGCGGCGGTCAACGTCGGTTTTCCTCAAGTCCATCTGCATGTTCCCGATCCGCTGGCGATCGTTGCGCTGATCCTGCTCGGCGGCCTGATCGGCATTCGCCTCAAGGACATCACGTTTAAGGATTTCGTGCGTTACATCCGCGCCGGGCTGGTGGTTACTGCCCTGACGTTCTGCACGACACTGCTGGTCGCCTTCGCGTTCAGCAAGCTGACTGGCAAGCCGTTTCTTTCGCTGTTCATGTCGTGGGTTCCGGGCGGTGTCGAGGTGATGACCGCAGCGGCTTTGCTGCTCAAGCTCGATCCTGCCTTTGTGATGCTCAATCACGTGGTGCGGATGTCGATCATCCATATTTCGCCGGCGTTCCTGCCCAAACGGCTGCTGCAGGAAAAACCCTCAGCCTGA
- the tolQ gene encoding protein TolQ gives MQATLEHMTIWGQISDASLLVKAVMLTLLLASLLSWYLIMQRSLVLQQRERQMNAFVKRFRSSSDLLPLYRDTTDSENGVEPIFHAGLHEFNHLHQHTGNAADVVLEGVERALYVAISEQEVQLEKGLQFLATVGSVSPYIGLFGTVWGIMNSFLGLSQVQQATLSTVAPGIAEALIATAIGLFAAIPAVIAYNRFSSRSQTLLTRYYAFGNELQVRLHRTLHGKPLNLAAAA, from the coding sequence ATGCAGGCCACACTCGAACACATGACGATCTGGGGGCAGATCAGCGACGCCAGCCTGTTGGTCAAGGCGGTCATGCTCACCCTGTTGCTGGCCTCGTTACTCAGTTGGTACCTGATCATGCAGCGCAGCCTCGTGCTGCAACAGCGCGAACGGCAGATGAATGCGTTTGTGAAGCGCTTTCGCAGCAGCTCGGATCTGCTGCCGCTGTACCGGGACACTACTGACAGCGAGAACGGCGTCGAGCCGATATTTCACGCCGGGCTTCACGAGTTCAACCATCTTCATCAGCACACGGGCAATGCCGCCGACGTGGTGCTCGAAGGTGTGGAACGCGCGCTGTACGTCGCCATCAGCGAGCAGGAAGTGCAGCTGGAGAAAGGCTTGCAGTTTCTCGCGACCGTGGGTTCGGTCAGCCCTTACATCGGTTTGTTTGGCACGGTTTGGGGAATCATGAATTCGTTTCTCGGCTTGTCTCAGGTACAGCAAGCGACGCTGTCGACCGTGGCCCCGGGCATCGCCGAAGCGCTGATCGCCACGGCCATCGGCCTTTTTGCGGCGATTCCGGCGGTGATTGCCTACAACCGCTTTTCCTCGCGCAGCCAGACCTTGCTCACCCGTTACTACGCCTTCGGCAATGAGCTTCAAGTGCGCCTGCATCGCACGTTGCATGGCAAGCCGTTGAACCTGGCCGCCGCAGCCTGA
- a CDS encoding acetaldehyde dehydrogenase (acetylating), which translates to MTLKTAIIGSGNIGCDILCKVLAHPNLDCTLVAGRSLHSSGLAFARERGVATTADGIDGLFARINEFDLVFDATSAADHEAHAPRLIEAGKAIINLTPASLGALCVPSLNGEELTEASNINMITCGGQASIPLAAAIARANPGVRYIEVVSSISAESAGPATRRNLSNYITTTEHALSHFTGCKDVKAILNINPAKPNVFMQTAVSALIETVDLAATRREVERAVAQVQSAVPGYQVIVDLHYSEGRLFTMVRVEGAGDFLDPSAGNLDIITATATHMAALMARARVTERAA; encoded by the coding sequence ATGACTTTGAAAACCGCCATCATCGGCAGTGGCAATATCGGCTGCGACATCCTGTGCAAGGTGCTGGCCCATCCGAATCTGGATTGCACGCTGGTTGCCGGTCGCTCCTTGCACTCATCAGGCCTTGCGTTTGCCCGTGAGCGCGGGGTCGCCACCACCGCGGACGGCATCGACGGCCTGTTTGCCCGGATCAACGAATTTGATCTGGTGTTCGATGCCACCTCGGCTGCCGACCATGAAGCCCACGCACCGCGCCTGATCGAGGCCGGGAAAGCGATCATCAACCTGACCCCGGCCTCTCTGGGCGCGTTGTGCGTGCCGTCCCTCAACGGCGAGGAGCTGACCGAGGCGAGCAATATCAACATGATCACCTGTGGTGGCCAGGCTTCCATCCCGCTTGCGGCCGCGATCGCCCGGGCTAATCCGGGCGTGCGCTACATCGAAGTGGTGTCATCGATCAGCGCCGAAAGCGCCGGCCCGGCCACTCGGCGAAACCTGAGCAACTACATCACTACCACCGAGCATGCGCTGAGCCATTTCACCGGCTGCAAGGACGTCAAGGCGATCCTCAACATCAATCCGGCCAAGCCGAATGTCTTTATGCAGACCGCGGTTTCGGCGCTGATCGAGACGGTGGATCTGGCCGCCACCCGTCGTGAAGTGGAACGTGCCGTGGCCCAGGTGCAGTCTGCCGTGCCTGGGTATCAGGTCATCGTCGATTTGCATTACAGCGAGGGCCGCTTGTTCACCATGGTGCGCGTTGAAGGGGCAGGGGACTTTCTCGATCCAAGCGCCGGCAACCTCGACATCATCACGGCGACCGCCACTCACATGGCCGCGCTTATGGCCCGAGCCCGCGTGACCGAACGCGCAGCCTGA
- a CDS encoding LysR family transcriptional regulator — protein MIDLRRLRYFLLVSDELHFGRAAARLHIAQPPLTRQISALEADLGFRLFDRSTRNVRLTSEGRHFLPYARAVLEQVDLTASITSKLAAGSAGHLAVGYASSIALSDIFSQTIQTFCSAYPDVQLTVEEGASSTQWSQLIEGRLDIGMSRMQPPADDAEIQAICLDNEPLVAAIASDSPLTRKEQVTLADLSAYPLIAFPTDYGSGLNEIIEALYRRQALIPLPAPKGKQITSIIALVAAGRGVAVVPQCTQTLVKRGVTYRPLAEPGATAPLLILTRKRERSPLVKAFVETIEQTRAK, from the coding sequence ATGATTGACCTCCGCCGCCTGCGCTACTTCCTGCTCGTCAGCGACGAGCTGCACTTTGGCCGTGCCGCGGCACGCCTGCACATTGCCCAACCGCCGCTGACGCGGCAGATTTCGGCACTGGAGGCGGATCTGGGTTTTCGCCTGTTCGATCGCAGCACCCGCAATGTCAGGCTCACCTCCGAGGGCCGGCACTTTCTGCCCTACGCCCGGGCGGTGCTGGAGCAAGTCGATCTGACGGCGAGCATTACCAGCAAGCTGGCGGCGGGGTCCGCGGGTCATCTCGCGGTGGGCTACGCCAGTTCGATTGCGCTGTCGGACATTTTCAGCCAGACCATTCAGACCTTCTGCTCGGCGTACCCGGATGTGCAACTGACGGTGGAAGAAGGCGCGTCCAGCACCCAATGGTCGCAGCTCATCGAGGGACGTCTGGATATCGGCATGAGCCGTATGCAGCCGCCCGCCGACGATGCCGAGATTCAAGCCATCTGCCTGGACAACGAGCCGCTGGTCGCGGCCATTGCCAGTGACAGCCCGCTCACCCGGAAAGAACAGGTGACACTCGCCGATTTGAGCGCCTACCCGTTGATCGCCTTCCCGACCGACTACGGTTCCGGGTTGAACGAGATCATCGAGGCGCTATATCGGCGCCAGGCGCTGATCCCCCTGCCCGCGCCGAAGGGCAAGCAGATCACCTCCATCATCGCCCTGGTCGCCGCAGGCCGTGGCGTCGCCGTGGTGCCCCAATGCACCCAGACCCTGGTCAAGCGCGGCGTGACCTATCGGCCCCTGGCTGAACCCGGGGCCACCGCACCCTTGCTGATATTGACGCGCAAACGCGAACGCAGCCCGCTGGTCAAGGCATTTGTCGAAACCATCGAGCAGACCCGAGCAAAGTGA
- the tolR gene encoding protein TolR, which produces MLVRPQRKHGPKAEMNVVPYIDVMLVLLVIFMVTAPMLTQGVKIELPKVASEALATDTRQQILTLSVKAEGSYYWNLGGELDTQHQTDSAVGLDEMRAKVAQIVAERHDTQVYIRADKDAGYGSVVAAMAALQQGGVSNLGLVTEAAQ; this is translated from the coding sequence ATGCTGGTCAGACCGCAACGCAAGCACGGGCCCAAGGCCGAAATGAACGTGGTGCCCTACATCGATGTGATGCTGGTGCTGCTGGTGATTTTCATGGTCACCGCACCGATGCTCACCCAGGGCGTGAAGATCGAATTGCCCAAGGTCGCCAGTGAAGCGTTGGCCACCGATACCCGCCAGCAAATCCTTACCCTGTCGGTGAAGGCCGAGGGCAGCTACTACTGGAACCTCGGCGGAGAACTGGATACGCAGCACCAGACCGACAGTGCGGTGGGGCTCGATGAGATGCGGGCCAAGGTCGCGCAAATCGTTGCCGAGCGTCATGACACTCAGGTTTACATTCGCGCCGACAAGGACGCCGGTTACGGCAGCGTGGTCGCGGCCATGGCGGCACTGCAACAGGGCGGGGTCAGCAACCTCGGGCTGGTGACCGAGGCTGCGCAATGA
- a CDS encoding acetyl-CoA carboxylase biotin carboxylase subunit family protein, with amino-acid sequence MQLIVFCPPKILFQHSAASWSAALGQGGMLLSCASRSQEIAAHLGHTVHFQLFDNFNDSALVEIDVYELARELHAPLCVALAEIDVLRVARINDRLGITVGAEDRASFYRDKFLMKQRTRDCGFAIAEMALISNATQAVRFSERFGFPVVIKPCDGRGSNGVEVLDDAQQLREWLAGRTSSTFHNLMIESYVRGRHYIVNGLYIDGRPILVSPVRVMTSALDFLGGKSHDLHMLDAENPMRDRLVRYARSLVEEVLPSDPTMLFHLELFVDGNDEIVLCEIASRLGGVFFNQELTHAWGIDPRMSFLRALHDPFYRPEPMAAPLRMVGHISIPPRVGLLRDVPQTCPLDGVLEYRISARKMTSYGGMEFTNSEILNAIVAGRDEAELRDKLHQVEAWFHESCDWSDSEIAAAI; translated from the coding sequence ATGCAGCTCATTGTTTTTTGCCCGCCGAAAATTCTTTTCCAGCACTCTGCCGCGAGCTGGTCTGCCGCGCTTGGCCAGGGGGGCATGCTGTTGAGCTGTGCCTCGCGATCTCAAGAGATTGCGGCGCATCTGGGCCATACCGTCCACTTTCAGCTCTTCGACAACTTTAACGACAGCGCGCTGGTCGAGATCGATGTCTATGAGCTTGCACGGGAGCTCCATGCGCCGCTGTGTGTGGCGCTGGCCGAGATCGATGTGCTGCGGGTGGCGCGCATCAATGATCGGCTCGGGATTACGGTGGGTGCCGAGGATCGCGCCTCGTTTTACCGGGACAAGTTCCTGATGAAACAACGCACCAGGGACTGCGGGTTTGCCATCGCCGAAATGGCATTGATCAGCAATGCCACGCAAGCGGTTCGCTTCAGCGAGCGCTTCGGTTTCCCGGTGGTCATCAAGCCTTGCGATGGCCGCGGCTCGAACGGCGTGGAGGTGCTCGACGATGCGCAGCAGCTGCGCGAATGGCTGGCCGGGCGCACTTCAAGCACGTTCCACAACCTGATGATCGAAAGCTATGTACGTGGCCGCCATTACATCGTCAATGGCCTGTACATCGATGGCCGCCCGATCCTGGTTTCACCGGTTCGGGTCATGACCTCGGCGCTGGATTTCCTCGGCGGCAAATCACATGACCTGCACATGCTCGACGCCGAGAACCCGATGCGCGACAGGCTGGTTCGCTATGCGCGTTCGCTGGTTGAAGAGGTGCTGCCATCTGATCCGACCATGCTGTTTCATCTCGAACTTTTCGTGGATGGAAATGACGAGATCGTCCTCTGCGAAATCGCCTCGCGGTTGGGTGGGGTGTTCTTCAATCAGGAGCTGACCCACGCCTGGGGCATTGATCCGCGGATGAGCTTCCTGCGCGCGCTGCATGATCCGTTCTACCGTCCTGAGCCAATGGCCGCGCCGCTGCGGATGGTCGGGCATATCAGCATCCCGCCACGGGTCGGTCTGCTGCGCGACGTTCCGCAAACCTGCCCGCTCGACGGTGTCCTGGAGTACCGGATTTCCGCCAGGAAGATGACTTCCTATGGCGGCATGGAATTCACCAACTCGGAAATCCTCAACGCCATCGTGGCAGGTCGGGATGAGGCCGAGTTGCGCGACAAGCTGCATCAGGTCGAGGCCTGGTTCCACGAGAGTTGCGACTGGTCGGACAGCGAAATCGCCGCCGCGATATAG